Proteins encoded in a region of the Clostridium butyricum genome:
- the hpt gene encoding hypoxanthine phosphoribosyltransferase: MREDLKEVLFSEEVLSEKVRELAVQISKDYKGKELVVVGILKGSVVFTAELIKNIDIYCELDFMAVSSYGNSTETTGVVRILKDLDNSIEGKHILIVEDIVDTGTTLSYLLKYLKARKAASIEIVALLNKPARRKVELPVKYIGFEVPDAFIVGYGIDYAEKYRNLPCIGILKPEIYEK; encoded by the coding sequence ATGAGGGAAGATTTAAAAGAAGTACTATTTTCAGAAGAAGTATTAAGTGAAAAGGTTAGAGAGCTTGCAGTTCAAATAAGTAAGGATTATAAAGGAAAGGAACTAGTTGTTGTTGGAATATTAAAGGGATCTGTTGTGTTTACAGCAGAACTTATAAAAAATATTGATATTTACTGTGAATTAGACTTTATGGCTGTTTCAAGCTATGGAAATTCAACAGAAACTACAGGAGTAGTTAGAATTTTAAAAGATTTAGATAATAGTATTGAAGGAAAACACATATTAATTGTTGAAGATATTGTTGATACAGGAACAACATTAAGTTATCTTCTTAAATACTTGAAGGCTAGAAAGGCTGCAAGTATAGAAATAGTAGCTTTATTAAATAAGCCAGCAAGAAGAAAGGTAGAACTTCCAGTAAAATATATAGGGTTTGAAGTTCCTGATGCCTTCATAGTTGGATATGGAATTGATTATGCTGAAAAGTATAGAAACTTACCTTGCATAGGTATATTAAAACCTGAAATATATGAAAAATAA